In one Rhodococcus sp. B50 genomic region, the following are encoded:
- a CDS encoding acyl-CoA dehydrogenase, producing the protein MDVRLTIEQQQLRDAAAKLADDLGARSVSDLDDAARRARLEKTVASTGWRSLRSDGASGVEVALVAEEFGRGLVDVPFFGPVLADDLHRHFSDDQPTRAIAVGADAFDAHGLDRALVLRDRTVSVAAVGEPSPGADLTRSFAAFSEPDETLGELSAENADRAYALALVVTCADLVGVSRGAQAVAVDYAKIREQYGNTIGSYQAVAHMLAESEALVEGSISVLRHAAWAVDELTPEEAIRAARIAKIYTARAARTVCETAVQVHGGIGNTWECIEHVYLRRALTSTELFPVRLEEIDLGLS; encoded by the coding sequence ATGGACGTACGTCTGACCATTGAACAACAGCAGTTGCGCGACGCCGCCGCCAAACTGGCCGACGATCTGGGTGCCCGCTCGGTGTCGGATCTGGACGACGCGGCCCGTCGCGCACGGCTGGAGAAGACCGTCGCGTCGACCGGTTGGCGCTCCCTGCGCTCCGACGGTGCATCGGGAGTCGAGGTCGCCCTCGTCGCAGAGGAATTCGGACGAGGGCTCGTCGACGTCCCGTTCTTCGGGCCGGTGCTCGCCGACGACCTGCACCGGCACTTCTCCGACGACCAGCCGACTCGTGCCATCGCCGTCGGTGCCGACGCTTTCGACGCGCACGGTCTGGATCGCGCTCTCGTGCTCCGGGACCGGACGGTGTCGGTGGCGGCCGTCGGGGAGCCCTCACCCGGTGCGGATTTGACCCGCTCGTTCGCGGCGTTCTCCGAACCGGACGAGACACTCGGAGAACTCTCCGCCGAGAACGCCGACCGTGCGTATGCTCTCGCGCTGGTCGTCACATGCGCGGACCTCGTCGGCGTGTCCCGGGGTGCGCAGGCGGTAGCCGTCGACTACGCGAAGATCCGTGAGCAGTACGGCAATACGATCGGGTCGTACCAGGCGGTCGCACACATGCTGGCCGAGAGCGAAGCGCTCGTCGAAGGTTCGATCAGTGTGCTCCGGCACGCCGCCTGGGCCGTCGACGAACTGACGCCCGAGGAAGCGATCCGCGCTGCGCGCATCGCCAAGATCTACACCGCGCGCGCCGCGCGCACCGTCTGCGAGACCGCCGTTCAGGTGCACGGCGGGATCGGCAACACCTGGGAGTGCATCGAGCACGTGTACCTGCGGCGGGCCTTGACGTCCACCGAACTGTTCCCCGTGAGGCTGGAGGAGATCGACCTTGGACTTTCGTGA
- a CDS encoding acyl-CoA dehydrogenase family protein, translated as MDFRDSPEEAAFRARLRTWLADQAGKFPTSGDEYWARQGEWHQALYSAGFFGLSWPKKYGGQDLPPVYDVILDEELAIAGCPPRPSLGYLVVGLGHHASDELCERFLPGMIDGTERWCQGFSEPGAGSDLASLTTTATRDGDEYVIHGHKVWTSYSDVADWCLLLARTEPDAPRHRGISAFIVSMHQDGIEQRPLKMISGVTKEFGQVLFDGARVPASRMVGAPGEGWRVAMTVVGHEREPSTLGFAARYGKLVRQLAKRVDGPVPQDLAWAAVQSEMLRLHVRRRLSEQLDGVSHGSEGSLDKLLMTWVDQSVGHAALAVAGSRDEELLGSYMYSRAQSVMGGTSQIQKNIIASRILGLGV; from the coding sequence TTGGACTTTCGTGACTCGCCGGAAGAAGCCGCATTCCGCGCCCGGCTGCGGACCTGGCTCGCCGATCAGGCCGGAAAATTCCCTACCTCGGGTGACGAGTACTGGGCGCGGCAGGGCGAATGGCATCAGGCGCTCTACAGCGCAGGATTCTTCGGTCTGTCGTGGCCGAAGAAGTACGGCGGGCAGGATCTTCCGCCCGTCTACGACGTGATCCTCGACGAGGAACTCGCGATCGCCGGGTGCCCACCCCGGCCGAGCCTGGGTTATCTCGTGGTGGGTCTCGGTCATCACGCGAGCGATGAACTGTGCGAACGGTTCCTGCCCGGCATGATCGACGGCACCGAACGGTGGTGTCAGGGATTCAGCGAGCCCGGCGCCGGTTCCGACCTCGCGTCGCTCACCACCACCGCGACCCGCGACGGCGACGAGTACGTCATCCACGGCCACAAGGTCTGGACGAGCTATTCCGATGTCGCCGACTGGTGTCTGCTGCTCGCCCGCACCGAACCGGATGCGCCGCGGCACCGCGGTATCTCGGCTTTCATCGTCTCGATGCACCAGGACGGCATCGAACAGCGCCCGCTGAAGATGATCAGTGGCGTCACCAAGGAATTCGGCCAGGTGCTGTTCGACGGTGCCCGCGTGCCGGCGAGCCGCATGGTCGGTGCGCCGGGAGAGGGATGGCGGGTCGCGATGACCGTCGTCGGCCACGAGCGTGAACCGTCCACTCTCGGATTCGCCGCGCGCTACGGCAAGCTCGTGCGTCAGCTGGCGAAGCGCGTCGACGGTCCGGTCCCACAGGATCTGGCGTGGGCCGCGGTGCAGTCGGAGATGCTGCGCCTGCACGTGCGCCGGCGACTGTCCGAGCAGCTCGACGGCGTGTCGCACGGTTCGGAGGGTTCGCTCGACAAGCTGCTCATGACCTGGGTCGACCAGTCGGTCGGACACGCGGCCCTGGCAGTGGCCGGCAGCCGCGACGAGGAGCTGCTCGGCTCCTACATGTACAGCCGCGCGCAGTCCGTGATGGGCGGCACGTCGCAGATCCAGAAGAACATCATCGCTTCGCGCATCCTCGGATTGGGGGTCTGA